Proteins encoded within one genomic window of Rutidosis leptorrhynchoides isolate AG116_Rl617_1_P2 unplaced genomic scaffold, CSIRO_AGI_Rlap_v1 contig229, whole genome shotgun sequence:
- the LOC139882110 gene encoding LOW QUALITY PROTEIN: soluble starch synthase 3, chloroplastic/amyloplastic-like (The sequence of the model RefSeq protein was modified relative to this genomic sequence to represent the inferred CDS: inserted 1 base in 1 codon; substituted 1 base at 1 genomic stop codon), whose amino-acid sequence MNGRVNYEEASFQEVGSAPNSNIIMDSKQGFVTLEENTTLGIIDKSIKEDDEKKKEMEANLRKQEIERLAAENSSKGNKLFFHPPTVKPDGDIQLFVNRNVTTLQNEPDVLIMGAFNGWRWKSFTISLNKSNLINGDWWSCQLVPKEVFHIDFVFYNGRTLYEINDENDFFILVEEGMTLSEFVVEEKCREHDRLITEQSERRRQEEELRKLEAEKASIEADKAQAKVDIQRRKQMSEQILKHAVRSVECVXHIEPKEFKGAGSVRLYYIKSSGPLSQAKEIWFHGGYNNWKDRLSMAIRLFQSDNGDWWYANDVVSDEAIVLDWVFADGPPQSAIVYDNNNHQDFHAIVPLSMPKEIYWVEEEDRIYQKLQEDRRSRDVAIRAKAEKTAIMKAETKEKTLEAFLLSQRDIVYTDPLDVKAGSSATIFYKPANTILKGKSQIWLRCSFNRWTHSKGPLPPQKMFRAEKASHFTTTVEVPLDAYMLDFVFSEREEDGVFDNRNGMDYHLPVSGGLEKESPLHIVHIAVEMAPXAKVGGMADVVTSLSRAVQELNHKVDIILPKYNSMDLTNAKDFHFQRSYSWSGTEIKVWFGKVEGLSVYFLEPLNGFCSTGCIYGCRNDGQRFGFFCHAALEFLFQSGFQPDILHCHDWSSAPVTWLFKDHCMHHSLSETRVVSTIHNLEFGANEIGKAMAYTDKASTLSPKYANEVSSNPAIAPHLSKFHGILNGIDPDIWDPYNDNFIPVSYTAENVVDGKRAAKEALQDKLFLEKADIPLVGIITRLTQQKGIHLIKHAIWRTLECNGQVVLLGSAPDPRIQNDFVNLANELHSSHADRSRLCLNYDEPLSHLIYAGADFILIPSIFEPCGLTQLTAMRYGSIPVVRKTGGLFDAVFDADHDKERAKVQGLEPNGFNFDVADTAGLDYPLNRVISAWYDAREWFNTLCKKVMEQDWFWNKTALDCIELYHAA is encoded by the exons ATGAATGGTAGGGTAAATTATGAGGAAGCGTCTTTTCAGGAGGTAGGCTCGGCTCCTAATAGTAATATAATTATGGATTCTAAACAAGGATTCGTGACATTAGAGGAAAATACCACATTGGGAATCATAGATAAAAGCATTAAGGAGGATGATGAGAAGAAAAAGGAGATGGAAGCAAACTTGCGTAAACAAGAAATTGAAAGACTTGCTGCAGAGAATTCCTCAAAGGGTAACAAATTGTTTTTTCATCCTCCAACAGTAAAACCTGACGGAGACATACAACTTTTTGTTAATAGGAATGTAACCACCCTCCAAAATGAACCAGATGTTTTAATCATGGGAGCATTTAATGGCTGGCGATGGAAATCTTTTACTATTAGTTTAAACAAGTCCAATCTGATCAATGGAGATTGGTGGTCTTGTCAGCTTGTTCCCAAGGAAGTATTTCATATAGACTTTGTATTCTACAACGGAAGGACTTTATATGAAATCAATGATGAGAATGATTTCTTCATACTCGTTGAAGAGGGGATGACCTTGTCTGAATTCGTGGTGGAAGAAAAATGTAGGGAACACGATAGACTTATTACGGAGCAAAGTGAAAGAAGAAGACAAGAAGAAGAGTTAAGGAAACTAGAAGCAGAGAAAGCATCAATAGAAGCTGATAAAGCACAAGCAAAAGTTGATATTCAAAGGAGAAAACAGATGTCTGAACAGATTCTGAAACATGCTGTAAGGTCTGTTGAATGTGTTTAGCACATTGAACCAAAAGAGTTTAAAGGGGCTGGCTCGGTTCGGCTATACTATATCAAAAGTTCTGGCCCTCTTTCTCAAGCCAAGGAAATTTGGTTTCATGGAGGCTATAATAATTGGAAAGATAGATTGTCCATGGCTATAAGGCTTTTTCAATCAGATAATGGTGATTGGTGGTATGCTAATG ATGTTGTGTCTGATGAAGCCATTGTACTGGATTGGGTATTTGCCGATGGACCACCTCAGAGCGCTATTGTATATGACAACAATAACCACCAAGATTTTCATGCTATTGTCCCACTAAGCATGCCTAAAGAAATATACTGGGTCGAGGAAGAAGATCGGATATATCAAAAACTCCAGGAGGATAGAAGATCGAGAGATGTAGCTATACGTGCCAAG GCTGAAAAGACAGCAATAATGAAAGCTGAGACAAAAGAGAAAACCTTGGAAGCTTTTCTGCTATCTCAAAGGGATATTGTATATACCGATCCTCTTGATGTCAAAGCAGGCAGCAGTGCGACGATTTTCTATAAACCTGCAAACACAATTCTGAAAGGAAAATCTCAAATTTGGTTGAGATGTTCATTTAACCGGTGGACTCACAGCAAGGGCCCATTACCACCGCAAAAGATGTTCCGTGCAGAGAAAGCTTCTCATTTTACAACTACCG TGGAGGTTCCATTAGATGCATACATGCTAGACTTTGTATTCTCTGAGAGAGAAGAAGATGGTGTATTTGATAACAGGAATGGGATGGACTACCATTTGCCGGTCTCTGGAGGACTCGAAAAGGAGTCGCCTTTGCATATCGTGCATATTGCCGTCGAAATGGCTC TTGCGAAGGTTGGAGGCATGGCTGATGTTGTTACTAGTCTGTCTCGTGCTGTTCAAGAATTAAACCATAAAGTTGACATCATCCTTCCAAAGTATAATTCTATGGACCTTACTAAT GCGAAAGACTTCCATTTTCAGAGATCCTATTCCTGGAGTGGAACTGAAATAAAAGTTTGGTTTGGAAAAGTGGAAGGACTTTCAGTCTACTTTCTAGAACCTCTGAACGG ATTCTGTTCGACAGGATGCATATATGGCTGTAGGAATGATGGACAGAGATTTGGTTTCTTCTGCCATGCTGCACTCGAATTCCTTTTCCAGAGTGGATTTCAGCCT GATATTCTCCATTGTCATGATTGGTCTAGTGCTCCTGTTACATGGCTGTTTAAGGATCATTGCATGCATCATAGTCTTAGTGAAACCCGAGTTGTCTCCACAATTCATAACCTTGAATTTGGGGCGAACGAAATCGGAAAAGCGATGGCATACACAGACAAGGCTTCAACT TTATCTCCCAAGTATGCGAATGAGGTTTCTTCAAATCCTGCGATTGCTCCTCATTTATCCAAGTTTCATGGCATTCTTAATGGAATTGACCCAGATATATGGGATCCGTATAATGATAACTTCATTCCC GTATCTTATACAGCTGAAAATGTAGTTGACGGCAAGCGAGCTGCAAAGGAAGCTTTGCAAGACAAACTTTTTTTGGAAAAGGCAGATATTCCTTTGGTAGGAATTATCACTCGTTTGACACAACAAAAAGGCATCCATCTGATCAAGCATGCCATTTGGCGCACTTTAGAATGCAATGGACAG GTTGTTTTGCTTGGTTCGGCTCCCGATCCTCGTATCCAAAATGATTTTGTAAACTTAGCCAACGAGTTGCATTCTTCTCATGCTGATCGTTCCCGTCTTTGCTTAAATTATGACGAGCCTCTTTCACATCTG ATATATGCTGGTGCTGATTTCATCCTGATCCCTTCCATTTTTGAGCCATGTGGATTGACACAACTTACAGCAATGAGATACGGTTCAATACCTGTTGTTCGAAAAACTGGAG GACTCTTTGACGCAGTATTTGATGCTGACCATGATAAAGAGAGAGCTAAAGTGCAGGGTCTTGAACCAAATGGTTTTAACTTCGACGTTGCTGATACAGCTGGTCTCGATTATCCTCTAAACAG GGTAATCTCTGCTTGGTATGATGCTCGGGAATGGTTTAACACTTTATGCAAGAAGGTGATGGAACAAGACTGGTTTTGGAACAAGACTGCTCTTGACTGCATAGAACTTTACCATGCTGCATGA
- the LOC139882120 gene encoding LOW QUALITY PROTEIN: tRNA wybutosine-synthesizing protein 2/3/4-like (The sequence of the model RefSeq protein was modified relative to this genomic sequence to represent the inferred CDS: inserted 1 base in 1 codon), protein MEFDKRKSATLLSLSSSVTDKSPKGSLDEPIIPLINTINQNPNYFTTSSCSGRVSILSQPKNLNPKSKKKARGGSWLYITHDPADVDSVISLLFESSSVDDDGELVFRFEPLIVAVECRDLDSAQSLVALAISCGFRESGITSANGKRVIVGVRCSIRLEVPLGDRGNVLVSKEYMRFLVNTANQKMEANRLRTEGFHQTLIRAKPQCAGPPPMIAENEDSVCTHDDNPKSGDANGNLNGDRADHCGPKGLSVCSLSITPLVIAGEPVEKLFLWGHSACTLDDTERNEIFVFGGFGGMGRHERRNDSFLLDPSLGTLKVICTKSAPSPRLGHTSSLVGDSIFVIGGRTDPLNILSDVWILSTSKNEWKLAECSGSGFLNRHRHAAATINKDIFVFGGLNNDMILSSLLVLNTDNLYWKEFSAMGEWPCARHSHSMVAYGSRLYLFGGYNEEMTLGDLYSFDVKTLLWKKENPAGRCPHARFSHSMFVYKNYLGVIGGCPVRHNLQELALLDIQXSVWKHVTLSFIGKELFVRSTSSVIHDDLVMLGGGAACYAFGTKFSEPLKINLAPLVSSESSCMSLQNGERIVSQQCEKMNGKNNENILVPRCECSNSSVQSPDINFQAETPGVTGHHVSSHWVLQLERKYAKLGKDILKKFGWLDLGRKVYSREDGMHICFPVTRKFCDVFCHQLGDASVSQDDNDVAKPVTVEGIPINEISYSTALSLLKERGATKIVDEIAEVRKTAKSPLLMMTEAVAALIESRGLPSKLLEQLPTRWDKLGDITVLPVTSFKDPEWDLIQKELWPAVARALNTRRLARQGRVAPTGTRDSTLEILVGDDGWVYHRENGILYSFDSTKCMFSWGNLSEKLRMSNMDCTDEVVVDLFAGIGYFVLPFLVGAKAKLVYACEWNPHAVAALRHNLQANSVSDKCIVLEGDNRVMAPKGVANRVCLGLIPTSEGSWVTAIRALRGEGGMLHVHGNVKDAEEDAWREHVSKSFQEIAKSEGHCWEVSVQHIERVKWYAPHIRHLVADVRCRQI, encoded by the exons ATGGAGTTCGACAAGAGAAAATCAGCGACGCTATTATCATTGTCATCATCTGTAACTGACAAATCACCAAAAGGCTCATTGGACGAACCCATAATCCCTCTAATCAACAcaattaatcaaaaccctaattactTCACAACCAGTTCCTGCTCAGGTCGCGTCTCTATCCTTTCCCAACCCAAAAACCTTAACCCTAAATCTAAAAAGAAAGCTAGAGGTGGTTCCTGGCTCTACATCACTCACGACCCTGCTGATGTTGACTCGGTGATTTCCCTTCTGTTCGAGTCTTCCTCTGTTGACGATGATGGTGAATTGGTGTTCCGTTTCGAGCCGCTTATTGTGGCCGTAGAGTGTAGGGACTTGGATTCGGCGCAGAGTCTGGTGGCTTTGGCGATTTCTTGCGGGTTTAGAGAGTCGGGGATTACAAGTGCTAATGGGAAAAGAGTAATTGTTGGGGTACGGTGCTCCATTCGATTAGAGGTGCCATTGGGGGATAGGGGAAATGTGCTTGTGTCGAAGGAGTATATGAGGTTTCTCGTAAATACTGCTAATCAGAAGATGGAGGCGAATAGGCTGCGAACTGAGGGGTTTCATCAGACTTTGATAAGAGCGAAGCCTCAATGTGCAGGGCCCCCGCCCATGATTGCTGAAAATGAAGATTCAGTGTGCACCCATGATGATAATCCCAAATCAGGCGACGCTAATGGCAATTTGAACGGAGATAGAGCTGACCATTGTG GGCCTAAGGGACTTTCTGTTTGCAGTCTATCTATTACGCCATTGGTGATTGCTGGTGAACCAGTGGAGAAGCTTTTCCTTTGGGGTCACTCGGCCTGCACACTGGATGACACTGAGCGCAATGAAATTTTTGTTTTTGGTGGTTTTGGGGGAATGGGAAGACATGAACGAAGAAATGATTCTTTCCTTCTTGATCCATCACTTGGAACATTAAAAGTGATCTGCACTAAGAGCGCCCCATCTCCACGCTTGGGCCACACATCTTCTTTGGTTGGAGATAGTATATTTGTGATCGGCGGTAGAACTGATCCTTTGAACATCCTGAGTGACGTGTGGATCCTCAGTACTTCCAAGAATGAATGGAAGTTAGCAGAATGTTCTGGTAGTGGTTTTCTTAACAG ACATCGACATGCAGCGGCGACCATAAATAAAGACATCTTTGTATTTGGTGGACTTAACAATGATATGATACTTTCATCTTTGCTTGTCCTCAACACAGACAATCTGTATTGGAAAGAGTTTTCGGCAATGGGGGAATGGCCATGTGCTCGACATTCTCACTCAATGGTGGCATATGGGTCTCGTTTATATCTGTTCGGGGGCTATAACGAGGAGATGACACTTGGGGATTTGTATAGTTTCGATGTCAAAACACTACTTTGGAAGAAGGAGAATCCAGCGGGAAGATGTCCACATGCAAGGTTCTCCCATTCGATGTTTGTTTACAAAAACTATCTTGGAGTCATTGGGGGTTGTCCTGTGAGACACAATTTGCAAGAGTTGGCTTTACTTGACATAC CTTCTGTGTGGAAGCATGTAACACTTAGCTTTATAGGTAAAGAATTATTTGTGCGTTCTACATCCAGTGTGATTCATGATGATCTAGTTATGCTCGGTGGAGGAGCAGCTTGTTATGCATTTGGAACAAAGTTCAGTGAGCCATTGAAGATCAACCTGGCACCATTAGTTTCTTCAGAAAGCAGTTGTATGTCACTGCAAAATGGAGAAAGGATTGTTTCTCAGCAATgtgaaaagatgaatggaaaaaACAATGAAAATATCCTAGTTCCACGATGTGAATGCTCAAATTCTTCAGTTCAGAGTCCTGACATCAATTTTCAGGCTGAAACACCAGGTGTAACTGGACATCATGTATCTTCTCATTGGGTATTACAACTTGAAAGAAAATACGCAAAATTAGGGAAGGACATACTGAAGAAGTTTGGATGGTTGGATCTTGGAAGGAAGGTGTATTCACGTGAAGATGGAATGCATATTTGTTTCCCAGTGACTCGGAAATTTTGTGACGTTTTCTGCCATCAATTGGGAGATGCATCTGTTAGCCAGGATGATAATGATGTTGCAAAACCTGTGACCGTAGAAGGAATTCCCATAAATGAAATATCCTATTCAACAGCCTTAAGTCTTCTAAAAGAGCGGGGTGCTACCAAAATTGTAGATGAGATTGCTGAAGTCAGAAAAACGGCTAAATCTCCCTTACTCATGATGACAGAAGCCGTAGCTGCCTTGATCGAAAGTAGAGGCCTGCCTTCAAAGCTTTTGGAGCAATTACCTACCAG ATGGGATAAACTAGGGGATATTACTGTGCTCCCAGTGACTTCTTTCAAGGATCCAGAATGGGACCTTATTCAGAAGGAGCTTTGGCCTGCTGTAGCTAGAGCACTGAATACTCGCCGCCTTGCTCGTCAG GGCCGAGTTGCACCAACTGGTACAAGAGATAGTACTCTGGAGATTCTTGTAGGAGATGATGGTTGGGTTTATCATCGTGAGAATGGAATTCTATATTCTTTCGATTCAACTAAGTGCATGTTTTCCTGGGGCAATCTTTCTGAAAAGCTTCGAATGTCCAATATGGATTGTACAGATGAGGTTGTGGTGGATTTGTTTGCAGGGATTGGATACTTTGTGTTGCCATTTCTCGTGGG GGCAAAAGCAAAATTGGTTTATGCTTGTGAATGGAATCCTCATGCTGTTGCAGCACTCCGCCATAATCTTCAGGCAAATTCTGTTTCTGATAAGTGTATCGTACTGGAAGGAGATAATCGAGTCATGGCACCTAAA GGAGTAGCCAATCGAGTGTGTCTCGGTTTAATCCCAACAAGTGAAGGGAGCTGGGTTACAGCCATTAGAGCGTTAAG GGGTGAAGGTGGAATGTTGCATGTGCATGGAAATGTTAAAGATGCAGAGGAGGATGCCTGGAGAGAGCACGTCTCGAAATCATTTCAAGAAATAGCTAAATCAGAAG GCCACTGTTGGGAAGTTTCAGTACAACATATAGAGAGAGTAAAATGGTATGCCCCACATATCCGCCATCTTGTTGCCGATGTTAGATGTCGACAAATTTAG
- the LOC139882113 gene encoding LOW QUALITY PROTEIN: uncharacterized GPI-anchored protein At1g61900-like (The sequence of the model RefSeq protein was modified relative to this genomic sequence to represent the inferred CDS: deleted 1 base in 1 codon), translating into MASSSSLQLNSLSTIHSSFLPTPSLFNHLPTSTTVAFKLNYQVFFFPMSEGVSLKLSLSMVPLMAFLLFLCLHEACSNPLDYSNGSLISSDDMVPQITPSGSPHPFIPINASSPLVPFTNTTVPKLSGLCRLNFDAAESIMTTTSLDCFSPFAPMLSNVMCCPQLEATLAILVGQSSKATNILAINRTVARHCLSDIDQILVGQGASASLRRICSVNSSNLTEATCPVRNVSEFENAVETSKLLDACQKIDPVKECCDQVCQNAISEAATKLALKASEILTVGGQRILPEPSTRVNDCKMIVHRWLASKLDPSDAKEVLRGISNCNINKVCPLAFPDMEHVAKSCGNNISNQTACCNSMASYKSHLQGQKFITNLQALDCATSLGKKLQKLNVTRNVYSLCHISLQSFSLLGTQDSGCLLPSLPSDATFDKLSGLSFICDLNDNIAAPWPSMDQAPASSCNKTIRIPALPAVASAQNGLINQRMIYYLVSALSITLMMLL; encoded by the exons ATGGCTTCTTCTTCTTCTCTACAACTTAATTCTCTCTCCACTATTCATTCCTCTTTCCTTCCTACTCCTTCTCTGTTTAATCACTTACCCACTTCTACTACTGTCGCTTTTAAACTGAATTACCAAGTTTTTTTTTTTCCCATGAGTGAAGGTGTCTCTCTCAAGCTCAGTCTCAGCATGGTTCCTTTAATGGCGTTCCTCTTGTTTCTAT GTTTGCATGAAGCTTGTTCCAATCCACTGGATTATTCTAATGGTTCCTTAATCAGTTCAGATGATATGGTACCTCAGATTACCCCTAGCGGGTCTCCTCATCCATTTATTCCTATAAATGCGTCCTCACCATTGGTACCCTTCACGAATACTACTGTTCCTAAATTATCAG GTCTCTGTAGATTAAATTTCGATGCTGCAGAAAGTATAATGACAACAACTTCACTTGACTGCTTTTCGCCGTTTGCTCCAATGCTTTCTAATGTAATGTGTTGTCCTCAGTTGGAGGCCACTTTGGCCATTCTTGTTGGTCAATCAAGTAAAGCCACCAACATACTTGCTATAAACAGAACTGTTGCAAGGCATTGCCTTTCAGATATCGACCAAATTTTGGTAGGCCAAGGTGCTAGTGCTAGTCTCAGGAGGATATGTTCGGTTAATTCATCCAACCTCACGGAAGCAACTTGTCCGGTTAGAAATGTCAGTGAGTTTGAGAATGCAGTGGAGACATCGAAGCTTCTTGATGCCTGCCAAAAGATTGATCCTGTGAAAGAATGCTGTGACCAAGTTTGTCAGAATGCCATTTCAGAAGCTGCAACCAAACTTGCACTGAAAGCTTCTGAAATCTTAACGGTGGGTGGGCAACGTATTCTGCCTGAGCCCTCGACTAGGGTTAATGATTGTAAAATGATAGTCCACCGATGGCTAGCAAGTAAACTTGATCCTTCTGATGCGAAGGAAGTTCTTAGAGGGATATCCAACTGCAATATTAATAAAG TTTGCCCTTTAGCATTCCCTGACATGGAGCATGTTGCAAAGAGCTGTGGAAATAATATAAGTAATCAGACAGCCTGCTGCAATTCCATGGCAAGCTATAAGTCTCACTTGCAAGGACAGAAATTTATCACAAATTTGCAAGCGCTAGACTGTGCAACATCACTAGGCAAGAAGTTACAAAAATTGAATGTCACCAGAAATGTGTATTCTCTGTGTCATATAAGTCTTCAGAGTTTCTCCCTACTAG GAACTCAAG ATTCGGGATGCCTCCTGCCAAGCTTGCCTTCAGATGCAACATTTGACAAGTTGTCAGGGCTTAGCTTCATTTGTGATTTGAATGACAACATTGCAGCC CCATGGCCATCAATGGATCAGGCACCAGCTTCATCGTGCAATAAAA CTATCAGAATTCCTGCTCTTCCTGCGGTAGCATCTGCACAGAATG GTCTAATCAACCAAAGGATGATATACTATTTAGTCTCTGCTTTGTCAATTACACTGATGATGCTGTTGTAG
- the LOC139882111 gene encoding uncharacterized protein, protein MAIVMADWSFKGGYTRKDEDFEEKDVWSVIERDDDDSLSSLQSLEIVIKILLHGAVSPKPHREKIISNDNKVVVPAVPRPHHQSSAPVNIPDWSKIYGNGENLNNGTSYDDDGHGHGHDDDDDGDGMVVPPHEWIARRLARSQISSFSVCEGVGRTLKGRDLSRVRNAILTKTGFLE, encoded by the exons ATGGCT ATTGTGATGGCGGATTGGAGTTTCAAGGGTGGGTATACGAGAAAAGATGAAGATTTTGAAGAAAAAGATGTATGGTCAGTCATTGAgagagatgatgatgattcattatCAAGTCTCCAAAGTCTAGAAATTGTCATAAAGATCCTTTTGCATGGCGCCGTTTCTCCAAAACCCCACCGAGAAAAAATTATCTCTAATGATAACAAAGTGGTGGTGCCGGCGGTGCCACGTCCTCATCATCAGTCATCTGCTCCGGTCAACATCCCTGATTGGTCAAAGATTTATGGCAATGGTGAAAATCTCAATAATGGTACTTCTTATGATGATGATGGACATGGCCAtggccatgatgatgatgatgatggggatGGCATGGTGGTGCCACCACATGAATGGATTGCTAGAAGGTTAGCAAGGAGTCAGATTTCATCATTTTCTGTTTGTGAAGGAGTTGGTAGGACACTCAAAGGAAGAGATCTTAGCAGAGTAAGGAATGCCATTTTGACTAAAACTGGTTTCCTAGAGTAA
- the LOC139882112 gene encoding LOW QUALITY PROTEIN: RING-H2 finger protein ATL43-like (The sequence of the model RefSeq protein was modified relative to this genomic sequence to represent the inferred CDS: deleted 1 base in 1 codon), translating into MAFNIPQSTLSFFFCLLLFRFVFADDDSRNTEPPDASQPSDLPPFKPTVTVISAVLIAMFSITFLLLLYVTHCKSSAAATGGGGVYMHGVGSAATRKNSGIDRSVIETLPLFRFSSLRGEKDGLECAVCLNRFEPTEVLRLLPKCKHAFHVECVDTWLDAHSTCPLCRYRVDPEDVLLIDERKILHLNQPDSVKAPPNDVVLDLGMTSAETKRVVGRHSSAGERRTGFFSASSFRRSFDNMKRKSQNNPDQSVAVGCFDRRKDGLLLTRANIVNVNSQTTAPPSSEKHCDDVSNRSSSGRRLEHRIIVGMRTGQMSSNGGVHFQRWSDVQPSDLLYLRSEMIISENRRLFSSNLRQQKRRGGGSSGRNVINERSMSEITGLDRFSSSETKNCINNNSREEEVKAGVLSRWTAWISPSQPAVQSEEGTTTN; encoded by the exons ATGGCTTTCAACATTCCTCAATCAACTCTCTCCTTCTTCTTTTGTCTCCTTCTCTTTCGATTCGTGTTTGCCGACGATGATTCCAGAAATACAGAACCGCCGGACGCTTCTCAACCGTCGGATTTGCCTCCCTTCAAACCAACGGTCACCGTGATTAGTGCTGTTCTCATCGCGATGTTCTCAATCACGTTCCTCCTTCTCCTCTACGTCACACATTGTAAATCCTCCGCCGCCGCTACAGGCGGCGGAGGAGTTTATATGCACGGCGTAGGTTCGGCGGCCACACGGAAGAATTCGGGAATCGACAGGTCAGTAATCGAGACACTTCCATTGTTCCGGTTCAGTTCACTTAGAGGTGAGAAAGACGGTTTAGAATGTGCGGTCTGTTTGAACCGATTCGAACCGACGGAAGTCTTGAGATTGTTACCCAAATGTAAGCATGCTTTCCACGTGGAGTGTGTGGACACGTGGCTAGACGCACACTCTACTTGCCCGCTTTGTCGGTACCGGGTCGACCCGGAAGACGTCCTTCTAATAGATGAACGGAAAATCCTCCACCTAAATCAGCCGGATTCTGTAAAGGCTCCACCAAACGACGTCGTATTGGACCTGGGGATGACGTCAGCGGAAACAAAACGAGTCGTCGGGAGGCATTCGTCGGCCGGCGAGAGACGAACCGGCTTTTTTTCGGCTTCGTCGTTTAGGCGCTCTTTTGATAATATGAAAAGGAAAAGCCAAAACAATCCTGATCAATCCGTAGCCGTTGGATGCTTTGACCGTCGAAAAGACGGTCTCTTGTTGACCAGGGCTAATATAGTAAATGTCAATAGTCAAACAACAGCTCCTCCATCATCGGAGAAGCATTGTGACGACGTGTCAAATAGATCGAGTTCTGGCCGTCGATTAGAGCATCGGATCATCGTAGGGATGAGAACAGGACAGATGTCATCTAATGGTGGGGTCCACTTTCAGAGGTGGAGCGAC GTACAGCCGTCAGATCTTTTATACCTACGGTCAGAGATGATAATAAGCGAAAACCGTAGATTGTTCTCATCAAATCTAAGGCAGCAGAAACGACGAGGAGGAGGAAGTAGTGGCAGGAACGTAATTAATGAGAGAAGTATGTCGGAAATCACAGGACTTGATAGGTTCTCTTCCAGTGAAACTAAGAATTGTATCAATAATAACAGTAGAGAAGAAGAAGTAAAGGCAGGGGTATTGTCAAGATGGACGGCTTGGATTTCACCATCACAGCCAGCTGTACAATCGGAGGAGGGTACAACTACCAATTGA
- the LOC139882115 gene encoding autophagy-related protein 8C-like: protein MTKSSFKLEHPMERRQAEAGRIREKYPDRIPVIVEKAEKSDVPDIDKKKYLVPADLTLGQFVYVVRKRIKLSAEKAIFVFVKNTLPPTAALMSAIYEENKDEDGFLYMTYSGENTFGSL from the exons ATGACCAAAAGTTCATTCAAGCTTGAACATCCTATGG AGAGGAGACAGGCAGAAGCTGGTCGCATCAGGGAGAAGTATCCTGATAGAATTCCT GTGATTGTGGAGAAAGCGGAAAAGAGTGATGTTCCTGACATTGATAAGAAAAA ATATCTTGTTCCGGCTGATTTGACATTGGGGCAGTTTGTTTATGTTGTTCGAAAAAGGATCAAGCTCAGTGCTGAAAAGGCTATTTTTGTTTTTGTCAAGAACACATTGCCACCAACAG CTGCATTGATGTCTGCCATTTATGAAGAGAACAAAGATGAAGATGGTTTTCTTTACATGACGTACAGTGGAGAGAACACCTTTGGATCCCTGTGA